A genomic stretch from Pararhizobium sp. IMCC21322 includes:
- a CDS encoding efflux RND transporter permease subunit, whose protein sequence is MNIIKYAIERPIAVIAAVLMAVLFGLVALSTIPIQLAPDVRKPIIIIGTDWGGAAPAEVEREIVNPQEDVLRGLDGLETMLSRSQTGRAEVTLEFAIGTNMDRALLLVSNRLDRVNSYPDEAGQPTLNTSGAEDSPIAWFILTRAEGNTREIAEYGDFIEDVVKEQVERVEGVANVNVYGGVSRELQVVINPERLARFRLTIPQVISKMRSENISVSAGDVEEGKRRYIVRAQGELNTLESVNAVVLRSETDLGTERLGRVLVRDVATVRFDYKEPGARIRYKGQPAIAINAVRDAGANVIETMEGVRQTLLSLEKRDIEPAGLKLNQVYDETLYINSAIDLVTQNIWVGGILAAFILMLFLRSPRATLVISLAIPVSVVASFVAMAAMGRTLNVISLAGIAFAVGMVVDAAIVVLENIFRFRQMGYSSRQAAYEGARQVWGAILVSALTTVMVFIPILVMELEAGQLFRDIAVAISVSVVLSLIVAVTVIPALSSRLLGSKGKLEPIRLPIIDHFARFFSRGIMAYVKVTIANRILGLFMVALIGGSAISAAWYYLPELEYLPEGNRNLIFGIVIPPPGYNLETTTSIAKRIEDVAEPIWNKDLDDPEGPPAIESFFFVATPSNSFVGADAKDGTRVGELIPVLSRPIFSEPGTFGFITQPSLFGRGIGGGRAIELNVSGPDLEDILGVAQQAAGIIAGRLPRAEGHQFRPIPGLELGAPEVRLTPDRLRLADAGVGAANLATTVDAYNDGVRIAEITVGGQRIDLTLKGDDTNSDIQRTQDIGAFPVVTQSGQIVPVEALASVTVTAGPTEIRHRERLRTVTLEVRPSNELPLETALEILETDVVAVLEQGGLPPGVRFTLSGTADQLTQTWNAISINLVIALLIVFLVMAVLFESFILPMVIMISVPVAAAGGVGGLAALNLIQTQPLDMLTLLGFVILVGIVVNNAILIVHQSLHHLREDGMEPKAAITEATRNRIRPIFMSTLTSVFGMLPLVLFPGEGSELYRGLGSVVVGGLATSALLTLLTVPPLLGIVLRSLPAIADETPPLKVDGEGNAPQPAE, encoded by the coding sequence ATGAACATCATCAAATATGCCATTGAACGCCCGATTGCTGTTATCGCAGCGGTGCTGATGGCTGTGCTGTTTGGTCTGGTGGCATTAAGCACCATTCCCATCCAGCTTGCGCCGGATGTGCGCAAGCCCATTATCATCATCGGTACTGACTGGGGTGGTGCTGCGCCTGCAGAAGTAGAGCGCGAGATCGTCAATCCGCAGGAAGACGTGTTGCGCGGGCTCGACGGTCTGGAGACCATGCTGTCCCGGTCCCAGACAGGGCGCGCTGAAGTCACACTGGAATTTGCCATCGGCACCAATATGGACCGCGCCTTGTTGCTGGTCTCAAACCGGCTGGACCGGGTGAATTCCTATCCTGATGAAGCAGGCCAGCCAACGCTCAATACATCGGGCGCGGAAGACAGTCCCATTGCCTGGTTCATTCTAACGCGGGCCGAGGGCAATACACGCGAAATTGCTGAATATGGCGACTTCATCGAAGACGTGGTCAAAGAGCAGGTGGAACGTGTGGAAGGCGTTGCCAATGTCAATGTATATGGCGGCGTCTCGCGCGAGTTGCAGGTTGTCATCAATCCGGAACGGCTGGCCCGCTTTCGTCTGACCATCCCGCAGGTCATTTCAAAAATGCGGTCGGAAAACATTTCTGTCTCTGCCGGCGATGTGGAGGAAGGCAAGCGCCGCTATATTGTGCGCGCGCAAGGGGAATTGAACACGCTGGAATCCGTCAACGCGGTGGTTCTGCGCAGCGAAACCGATCTAGGCACAGAGCGTCTGGGCCGCGTGCTGGTCAGAGATGTTGCCACCGTCAGGTTTGACTATAAAGAGCCCGGCGCACGCATTCGCTACAAGGGCCAGCCTGCCATTGCCATCAATGCGGTCCGGGATGCCGGGGCGAATGTCATTGAAACCATGGAAGGCGTGCGGCAAACGCTGCTGTCGCTTGAGAAACGTGACATTGAGCCTGCAGGCCTAAAACTCAATCAGGTCTATGATGAAACGCTTTATATCAACAGCGCCATTGATCTGGTGACCCAGAACATCTGGGTGGGTGGCATTCTCGCTGCCTTCATTCTGATGCTGTTTTTGCGCTCACCACGGGCAACTTTGGTCATTTCGCTGGCCATTCCAGTGTCCGTTGTTGCCTCCTTTGTGGCAATGGCCGCCATGGGCCGAACGCTGAACGTCATCTCGCTGGCTGGCATTGCCTTTGCTGTCGGCATGGTGGTGGATGCGGCAATTGTGGTGTTGGAAAATATCTTCCGTTTCCGGCAGATGGGATATTCATCCCGGCAGGCAGCCTATGAGGGTGCACGGCAGGTTTGGGGGGCCATTCTGGTGTCAGCCCTGACCACCGTTATGGTGTTCATTCCCATTCTCGTCATGGAACTGGAAGCTGGGCAATTGTTCCGCGACATTGCGGTAGCGATATCGGTGTCTGTGGTGTTGTCGCTGATTGTGGCGGTGACCGTCATACCGGCTCTGTCCAGTCGCCTTTTAGGCAGTAAAGGCAAGCTTGAGCCAATCCGCCTGCCAATCATTGATCATTTTGCCCGGTTCTTCTCCAGAGGGATCATGGCCTATGTGAAAGTCACAATTGCCAACCGTATTCTTGGCCTGTTCATGGTGGCGCTGATCGGTGGCAGCGCTATTTCTGCGGCCTGGTATTATCTGCCAGAGCTGGAATATCTGCCCGAGGGCAACCGAAATTTGATCTTTGGAATTGTCATTCCACCACCCGGTTACAATCTTGAAACCACCACCAGCATCGCCAAGCGCATTGAAGATGTTGCAGAACCGATATGGAACAAGGATCTGGATGACCCTGAAGGGCCGCCTGCCATTGAAAGCTTCTTCTTTGTGGCAACACCCAGCAACTCCTTTGTCGGAGCCGATGCAAAAGACGGAACCCGCGTTGGCGAACTGATCCCGGTTCTGTCGCGGCCCATCTTCTCCGAGCCCGGTACATTCGGCTTCATCACGCAGCCATCCCTGTTTGGTCGCGGCATTGGCGGTGGGCGTGCCATAGAACTGAACGTTTCGGGCCCTGATCTGGAAGATATTCTGGGCGTTGCACAGCAGGCCGCCGGCATCATTGCCGGCCGGTTACCGCGTGCCGAGGGACACCAGTTCCGTCCCATACCAGGGCTGGAATTGGGCGCGCCGGAAGTGCGGCTGACACCTGACCGCCTGAGACTGGCGGATGCAGGCGTTGGGGCTGCCAATCTGGCAACCACGGTGGATGCCTATAATGACGGCGTGCGCATTGCCGAAATTACTGTCGGAGGGCAGCGAATTGACCTGACCCTGAAGGGCGATGACACCAATTCTGACATTCAGCGAACGCAGGATATCGGTGCTTTTCCGGTTGTGACGCAATCCGGGCAGATTGTGCCGGTTGAGGCGCTTGCCAGCGTCACAGTGACGGCAGGCCCAACAGAAATCCGGCATCGTGAACGGCTCAGAACGGTTACGCTGGAGGTGCGCCCCTCTAACGAACTACCGCTGGAAACAGCGCTGGAGATACTGGAAACCGACGTGGTCGCGGTGCTTGAACAGGGCGGTCTTCCGCCGGGTGTGCGCTTCACCCTGTCGGGAACAGCGGATCAGTTGACGCAAACCTGGAATGCCATTTCCATCAATCTGGTGATTGCGCTGCTGATTGTCTTCCTTGTCATGGCCGTGTTGTTTGAAAGCTTCATTCTGCCAATGGTCATCATGATATCCGTGCCGGTGGCAGCTGCAGGCGGGGTTGGCGGACTGGCCGCATTGAACCTCATCCAGACCCAACCACTGGATATGCTGACGTTGCTGGGATTTGTCATTCTGGTGGGGATTGTGGTCAACAATGCCATTCTCATCGTGCATCAGTCACTGCATCATCTGCGTGAAGACGGTATGGAGCCGAAAGCGGCCATCACTGAGGCGACCAGAAACCGCATCCGCCCGATATTCATGAGCACACTGACCAGCGTCTTCGGCATGTTGCCGTTGGTGCTGTTCCCGGGCGAGGGTTCAGAACTCTATCGCGGCCTTGGGTCTGTCGTCGTCGGTGGTTTGGCAACGTCTGCGTTGCTGACCCTGCTGACCGTGCCACCGCTGCTGGGCATTGTTCTGCGCAGTTTGCCCGCCATTGCAGACGAAACGCCGCCTTTGAAAGTCGACGGCGAGGGGAACGCCCCGCAGCCGGCGGAGTGA
- a CDS encoding HD domain-containing phosphohydrolase has translation MTAAIVAAEFSRRLGDNIETQKDAYHIALVRFIGCTITSHETGMLSIGDDQGFAVATMLGDWADRADLKKHLNHFIALDVPEDERDAAFESICDIIPEAAPDFTAAHCRQSYLLAKRLPISKAVLESIPYFYGRWDGKVLPYGGASLPYLQRLHRVTELAELVRRLENPTRAKEVIATKLGHEIDPDLGAKFLEHADEIFKAASKTPEFESFVAAEPGERVLMTPQCRETLAEIAADMTDHKALCFLSHSRRVAGLAAQAGQIAKMSKGDVVNLRLGALVHDIGKCAINNRIWYKETELAVSERLEMERHTYQTQFYLSHGSPFSQWAGVAASVQERADGSGYHRGVPLTDLGANILAAANEYDELTHGMPNRPAISPEQAAEHLNAQSREKRFLATAVSSVLQAAGHKISEAQASFPFGLTRREAQVLSRLAKSETTAGIAQTLGISPKTADHHIQNIYNKTGIRARPALALFALEHGIVMD, from the coding sequence TTGACGGCGGCTATAGTCGCCGCCGAATTTTCGCGAAGGCTCGGCGACAACATCGAAACCCAAAAAGATGCGTATCACATTGCCTTGGTTCGGTTCATTGGGTGCACCATAACCAGCCACGAAACCGGCATGTTGTCGATTGGCGATGATCAAGGATTTGCCGTCGCGACAATGCTGGGCGATTGGGCCGACCGGGCCGATCTGAAGAAGCATCTGAATCATTTCATCGCTTTGGACGTCCCAGAAGACGAGCGTGATGCGGCATTTGAATCGATCTGCGATATCATCCCCGAAGCCGCGCCCGACTTCACCGCTGCCCACTGTCGCCAATCATACCTCTTGGCCAAACGGCTACCCATTTCCAAAGCTGTATTGGAAAGCATTCCCTACTTTTACGGCCGATGGGATGGGAAGGTACTTCCCTATGGTGGGGCAAGTCTCCCGTATTTGCAGCGGCTTCATCGCGTCACCGAACTGGCCGAGCTGGTTCGACGGCTAGAAAACCCGACCCGCGCGAAAGAGGTCATTGCCACCAAGCTTGGCCACGAAATCGATCCGGACTTGGGCGCCAAATTTCTTGAGCATGCGGACGAAATTTTCAAAGCCGCCAGCAAGACACCGGAGTTTGAAAGCTTCGTCGCCGCGGAACCTGGAGAGCGCGTTCTCATGACGCCCCAGTGTCGCGAAACCTTGGCAGAGATTGCCGCCGATATGACCGACCACAAAGCCCTTTGCTTCCTAAGCCATTCCCGCAGGGTCGCGGGTCTTGCCGCCCAAGCCGGACAAATAGCGAAGATGTCCAAAGGCGACGTCGTTAACCTTAGATTGGGCGCTCTGGTTCACGACATCGGCAAATGTGCGATAAACAATCGTATCTGGTACAAAGAAACCGAACTTGCCGTCTCCGAAAGATTGGAGATGGAACGTCATACCTATCAGACGCAGTTTTATCTTTCCCACGGCAGTCCATTCTCGCAATGGGCCGGCGTGGCCGCGTCAGTCCAGGAGCGCGCGGACGGGTCGGGATATCATCGTGGCGTTCCGCTCACGGACTTGGGCGCGAATATCCTCGCGGCCGCAAACGAATACGACGAACTCACGCATGGAATGCCCAATCGCCCGGCAATAAGTCCCGAACAAGCCGCCGAGCATTTGAATGCACAGAGTCGTGAAAAGCGGTTCCTGGCAACCGCCGTCTCGTCAGTTTTGCAGGCCGCTGGTCACAAAATAAGCGAAGCACAGGCGTCGTTTCCCTTCGGGCTCACGCGTCGGGAAGCGCAGGTTCTGTCTCGATTGGCAAAAAGCGAAACCACGGCGGGAATTGCGCAAACCCTTGGGATATCACCTAAAACTGCCGATCATCATATCCAGAATATCTACAACAAGACAGGTATCCGAGCCCGCCCCGCGCTTGCTCTGTTCGCGCTCGAGCACGGGATCGTGATGGATTGA
- a CDS encoding putative quinol monooxygenase produces the protein MTTTAIAENSDDIVWTLTANLAEGQDDTFNALMAEMVEATMAEEGAKSYEWHRSGSTIHINERYETNEDAGIHLGNFGENFAERFLAILSPTGLQVYGPAVGGVREGLAGFGATFYEQVGGFER, from the coding sequence ATGACAACTACCGCTATAGCCGAAAACAGCGACGATATTGTATGGACGCTGACGGCAAATTTGGCCGAGGGTCAGGATGACACATTCAACGCACTGATGGCAGAAATGGTCGAAGCAACAATGGCGGAAGAAGGTGCAAAGTCTTACGAATGGCACCGTTCAGGAAGCACCATTCACATCAATGAGCGGTACGAAACAAATGAAGATGCTGGCATCCACCTTGGCAACTTCGGAGAGAACTTCGCAGAGCGCTTCCTAGCCATTCTGTCGCCCACTGGACTGCAAGTATATGGCCCGGCTGTTGGTGGCGTCCGCGAAGGGTTGGCCGGGTTTGGCGCGACATTCTATGAGCAAGTTGGTGGATTTGAGCGCTAA
- a CDS encoding efflux RND transporter permease subunit, whose amino-acid sequence MHRRWVSSRFDLTLKGDDTNSDIQRTQDIGAFPVVTQSGQIVPVEALASVTVTAGPTEIRHRERLRTVTLEVRPSNELPLETALEILETDVVAVLEQGGLPPGVRFTPSGTADQLTQTWNAISINLVIALLIVFLVMAVLFESFILPMIIMISVPVAVAGGVGGLAALNLIQTQPLDMLTLLGFVILVGIVVNNAILIVHQSLHRLREDGMEPKAAITEATRNRIRPIFMSTLTSVFGMLPLVLFPGEGSELYRGLGSVVVGGLATSALLTLLTVPPLLGIVLRSLPAIADETPPLKVDGEGNAPQPAE is encoded by the coding sequence TTGCATAGACGGTGGGTATCTTCGCGTTTTGACCTGACCCTGAAGGGTGATGACACCAATTCTGACATTCAGCGAACGCAGGATATCGGTGCTTTTCCGGTTGTGACGCAATCCGGGCAGATTGTGCCGGTTGAGGCGCTTGCCAGCGTCACAGTGACAGCGGGCCCTACAGAAATTCGGCATCGTGAACGGCTCAGAACGGTTACGCTGGAGGTGCGCCCCTCTAACGAACTACCGCTGGAAACAGCGCTGGAGATACTGGAAACCGACGTGGTCGCGGTGCTTGAACAGGGCGGTCTTCCGCCGGGCGTGCGCTTCACCCCGTCGGGAACAGCGGATCAGTTGACGCAGACCTGGAATGCCATTTCCATCAATCTGGTGATTGCGCTGCTGATTGTCTTCCTTGTCATGGCCGTGTTGTTTGAAAGCTTCATTCTGCCAATGATCATCATGATATCCGTGCCAGTGGCAGTTGCAGGCGGGGTTGGCGGACTGGCCGCATTGAACCTCATCCAGACCCAGCCACTGGATATGCTGACCTTGCTGGGGTTTGTCATTCTGGTGGGGATTGTGGTCAACAATGCCATTCTCATCGTGCATCAGTCGCTGCATCGTCTGCGTGAAGACGGTATGGAGCCGAAAGCGGCCATCACTGAGGCCACCAGAAACCGCATCCGCCCGATTTTCATGAGCACACTGACCAGCGTCTTCGGCATGTTGCCGCTGGTGCTGTTCCCGGGCGAGGGTTCAGAACTCTATCGCGGCCTTGGGTCTGTCGTCGTCGGTGGTTTGGCAACGTCTGCGTTGCTGACCCTGCTGACCGTGCCACCGCTGCTTGGCATTGTTCTGCGCAGTTTGCCCGCCATTGCAGACGAAACGCCGCCCTTGAAAGTCGATGGCGAGGGCAATGCCCCGCAGCCCGCAGAATAG
- a CDS encoding 3-oxoacyl-[acyl-carrier-protein] synthase III C-terminal domain-containing protein, with product MAQSLAAGKPGAKILLVVIETCSVSFRADRLQKSDIIATVLFGDGSAAACLSSNAPVLKKTVILGPGHQKIWPDTLGIMGWDVDETGFGVVFDRSIPTFVTKEFAGATEGALKAANLNHAQIDRYVCHPGGAKVVDAIEGALHLNQGSLDAERDTLRDVGNMSAPTVMFVLKSVLDAGKTGQMMACALGPGFTASFLPFHVSAEAA from the coding sequence GTGGCTCAATCGCTGGCTGCGGGCAAACCGGGTGCCAAAATCCTGCTTGTTGTGATCGAAACCTGTTCGGTGTCATTTCGCGCCGATCGTCTGCAAAAATCGGACATCATTGCGACCGTGCTTTTTGGCGATGGTTCTGCGGCGGCATGTCTCAGTTCGAATGCCCCGGTCCTGAAAAAGACCGTCATCTTGGGTCCGGGGCATCAGAAAATATGGCCCGATACACTGGGGATCATGGGGTGGGATGTGGATGAAACCGGATTCGGCGTCGTGTTTGACCGTTCCATCCCGACCTTTGTGACGAAAGAGTTCGCGGGGGCAACTGAGGGCGCGCTGAAAGCTGCAAACCTGAATCACGCGCAGATCGATCGCTATGTCTGTCACCCCGGCGGTGCCAAGGTTGTGGATGCCATTGAAGGCGCATTGCACCTGAACCAGGGCAGTCTTGACGCAGAGCGTGATACATTGCGCGACGTCGGCAACATGTCTGCGCCAACAGTTATGTTCGTATTGAAATCGGTTCTGGATGCAGGTAAGACGGGCCAGATGATGGCCTGCGCTTTGGGCCCCGGCTTTACAGCCTCTTTCTTGCCATTCCATGTCAGCGCAGAGGCCGCATGA
- a CDS encoding isoprenylcysteine carboxyl methyltransferase family protein, whose protein sequence is MMQTATVLFLSFIIIQRLSELVIARRNTARLLEQGAYEIGAGHYPVMVGMHSAWIACLVIFGYDEAVSLGWLAVFAVLQVFRVWILASLGKRWTTRIIVSQEPLVVRGPYKYFSHPNYILVIAEIIVGPMVLGLVWVALVFTVLNAAMLWVRIGVEHKALGPLRTV, encoded by the coding sequence ATGATGCAGACTGCCACCGTTCTGTTTTTGAGCTTTATCATCATTCAGCGGTTGAGTGAGTTGGTCATCGCTCGCCGCAACACGGCCCGTTTGCTGGAACAGGGGGCGTATGAGATTGGCGCTGGCCACTATCCGGTTATGGTCGGGATGCACAGCGCGTGGATCGCCTGTCTGGTGATCTTCGGCTATGATGAGGCTGTGTCTCTTGGCTGGCTGGCCGTCTTTGCAGTGTTGCAGGTGTTTCGGGTCTGGATTTTGGCCAGCCTTGGAAAGCGGTGGACCACACGCATCATCGTTTCTCAGGAACCGCTCGTTGTGCGTGGCCCGTATAAATATTTTTCTCATCCCAACTATATACTGGTGATCGCGGAAATTATCGTTGGCCCAATGGTTCTGGGGCTGGTGTGGGTTGCGCTGGTGTTTACGGTGCTGAATGCTGCGATGCTGTGGGTTCGCATTGGCGTGGAGCATAAGGCGCTGGGACCTCTTCGGACTGTCTGA
- a CDS encoding RND family transporter, whose protein sequence is MTWGIGFGAERFGLAALRFPKIAALCILVLLAAIGASLPRISFDDDIHRVFLSDSLLSQAQRDYEAKQSPPVSTVLIHVTSPDPFSVNNMTALRDLSLDLEFLDGVSAVASPFSLRLPPTATAPSGVPLFAPEIRAGFSDDLASFKALKTGLPIFLNDALTAMVLSVSVNSDQTSVARAMQGITAELDRVLPPELSATITGEDVISAEIVSGLKNELISLNLWGALIVTIAAFGLLRDLRMALLAVVPAIVGAAGVLALSVWLGYPITVLNNVIPILLLVLGVADGVHLSRHFKDTKNARTTIVTVGPACALTAITTTAAFASIMLTGNEQLFEFAVLGAIGTMFAFVIVIITFPLMANQMTLSAKPVLQQGTFIAKMLIDTGAARPRITAAIGLVLLAVSTFGFMQTKAWFPLYQNLPDDSPIVAANNALSDDFGGVFQMIIESDGDWETTRRIADSLETVSAPQTVLSQLNFARWLGTPEQRPTPAQLEMLPTALVEQLQPTGTTSRIFVSMPEPMLSAATLAQFDRLHDAALAAEADRIIGLPTIMRYEAVSLISQLSRGLVVAALGATLLVALAFRSVRLVPVLLIPNVLPLMLTGASLHIWAQGQLSPTAVLALTISFGIAIDDTVHFLSRYFTAKEQGSSTSAALGIAAGSAGEVMVLTTLLLTAGLCVTLFSAFTPIRLFGGMMITTLFAALLIDLLLLPALLSWREKSRASI, encoded by the coding sequence TTGACGTGGGGTATTGGTTTTGGTGCGGAACGGTTCGGTCTTGCAGCGCTGAGATTTCCGAAAATTGCAGCCCTTTGCATCCTTGTGCTGCTGGCTGCGATCGGGGCAAGTCTTCCGCGCATTTCATTTGATGATGATATTCACCGCGTTTTTCTGTCCGACAGCCTTTTATCGCAAGCTCAACGTGATTACGAAGCGAAACAATCACCACCCGTCAGTACTGTCCTGATCCACGTCACATCGCCAGACCCGTTCTCGGTCAATAATATGACAGCCTTGCGCGACCTGTCGCTTGATCTGGAATTTCTCGACGGGGTCAGCGCTGTCGCTTCCCCCTTTAGTTTGCGGTTACCACCGACCGCTACCGCTCCTTCCGGCGTGCCGCTGTTCGCGCCGGAAATCAGGGCAGGTTTTTCTGATGATCTTGCCAGCTTCAAAGCGCTCAAAACCGGCCTGCCGATTTTTCTGAATGATGCGTTGACCGCCATGGTTCTTAGCGTTTCTGTCAATTCTGATCAGACCTCTGTCGCGCGAGCCATGCAAGGCATTACAGCCGAGTTGGACCGGGTGCTGCCCCCTGAACTTTCAGCGACCATCACTGGCGAAGACGTAATAAGTGCCGAAATTGTCTCTGGTTTAAAAAACGAACTGATCTCTCTGAATCTTTGGGGCGCTCTGATCGTCACAATCGCGGCCTTTGGATTGCTGCGCGATCTGCGCATGGCCCTCCTGGCTGTTGTACCTGCAATCGTCGGGGCCGCGGGTGTTCTGGCGCTGTCGGTGTGGCTTGGCTACCCGATTACTGTGCTCAACAATGTGATACCAATCCTGTTGCTGGTCCTGGGCGTCGCAGATGGGGTGCATTTGTCACGACATTTCAAGGATACAAAAAATGCCCGCACCACCATTGTCACTGTCGGGCCTGCCTGCGCTTTAACGGCAATCACAACAACCGCAGCTTTCGCCAGCATAATGCTGACCGGGAACGAACAATTGTTTGAGTTTGCTGTTCTGGGAGCAATCGGAACCATGTTTGCTTTTGTTATTGTGATCATAACATTCCCGCTGATGGCAAATCAGATGACATTGTCCGCCAAGCCTGTTTTGCAGCAGGGTACCTTCATTGCAAAGATGCTGATCGATACAGGCGCCGCAAGACCAAGAATTACGGCTGCAATCGGTTTGGTGCTTCTTGCTGTATCGACGTTCGGATTCATGCAGACAAAAGCATGGTTCCCACTTTACCAGAACCTACCCGACGACAGCCCGATTGTGGCTGCAAATAACGCCCTTTCGGACGATTTCGGCGGCGTTTTTCAAATGATCATAGAAAGCGACGGGGATTGGGAGACAACGCGCAGGATTGCCGACAGTCTGGAAACCGTAAGCGCGCCGCAAACTGTTCTGTCCCAGCTCAATTTCGCCCGTTGGCTCGGAACACCCGAGCAGCGCCCGACGCCTGCGCAACTCGAAATGCTCCCAACCGCCCTGGTTGAGCAATTGCAGCCCACAGGCACCACATCCCGAATCTTTGTCTCCATGCCTGAGCCAATGCTCAGCGCGGCCACTCTGGCGCAATTCGATCGGCTCCACGATGCAGCGTTGGCCGCCGAAGCTGACCGCATTATCGGGTTGCCGACGATCATGCGGTATGAAGCGGTCAGTCTGATTTCACAATTGTCCCGTGGATTGGTCGTGGCAGCGTTAGGCGCAACGCTACTTGTCGCACTGGCGTTCCGGTCTGTGCGGCTGGTGCCAGTCCTGTTGATCCCGAATGTGCTTCCGCTGATGCTCACCGGGGCATCGCTGCACATCTGGGCGCAAGGTCAACTCAGCCCGACGGCTGTTCTGGCTCTGACTATCTCCTTCGGGATAGCCATCGACGATACAGTGCATTTTCTCAGCCGCTATTTTACTGCGAAAGAACAGGGTTCCAGCACGTCCGCAGCGCTTGGCATCGCGGCCGGATCGGCCGGGGAAGTCATGGTTCTGACAACACTTTTGCTGACAGCAGGCCTTTGCGTGACCCTGTTCAGCGCTTTCACCCCGATCCGACTGTTTGGCGGGATGATGATTACGACGCTCTTTGCCGCCTTGTTGATTGATCTGCTGCTTTTACCAGCCTTGCTGAGCTGGCGGGAGAAAAGCCGCGCCAGTATCTGA
- a CDS encoding mechanosensitive ion channel family protein, which produces MRFILALLLIITSLATGALAQTSVEDLTGDEKAPVTMDTMGGETIAAGRDIPSDSAIANRISGIFAEIDALKTVRVSVRSGVVLLQGALPDQFAIDQAEALATRVEGVVTVSNQLQEETSVTERIVPVMERLSTRLLQALNYIPLLTVAVLVFAIVGIFGWWLAARRWPFERIAPNAFISDLLRQILRLVFLGLGLVLALDILGASAVIGTVLGAAGIVGLAVGFAVRDTVENYIASILLSLRQPFRPKDYVEIDGHEGHVIMLTSRATVLLSLDGNHIRIPNATVFKSVITNYTRHPERMFTVDMGIAPHGDLQKAVDIGHDVLKDLDFILKKPQPESRIEELGDSTVQLRYAGWVDQRETSMPLARGQAIRLIMRALENAGFELPEPGYRVTLTDAKSAPSAKPAASAKKKLPPVKEADISADEGIAEIVEEERAQLGDQDLLKEDAPQEMG; this is translated from the coding sequence ATGCGGTTTATTCTGGCTCTTCTACTGATCATAACAAGCCTTGCCACAGGCGCTCTGGCGCAAACATCTGTCGAAGATTTGACGGGTGACGAAAAAGCACCGGTGACGATGGATACGATGGGTGGCGAAACCATTGCTGCCGGACGGGATATTCCCTCCGATAGCGCCATTGCAAACCGGATTTCCGGGATTTTTGCAGAGATCGATGCCTTGAAAACAGTCAGGGTGTCCGTCCGCTCCGGTGTGGTTTTGCTGCAAGGTGCGTTGCCGGATCAGTTTGCCATTGATCAGGCAGAAGCGCTGGCAACCCGCGTTGAGGGGGTCGTGACCGTCTCGAATCAGTTGCAGGAAGAGACCTCTGTAACTGAGCGCATTGTTCCTGTCATGGAACGGCTCTCCACCCGCCTGCTACAGGCGCTTAACTACATTCCCCTGCTGACAGTGGCTGTTCTTGTTTTCGCAATCGTCGGCATTTTCGGCTGGTGGCTTGCGGCCCGTCGATGGCCGTTTGAAAGGATTGCGCCAAACGCCTTTATTTCCGATCTCCTGCGCCAGATCCTGCGTCTGGTGTTTTTGGGGCTCGGCCTTGTTCTGGCGCTCGATATTCTGGGGGCCAGTGCCGTCATTGGAACCGTTCTCGGGGCTGCCGGGATCGTCGGCCTTGCGGTTGGCTTTGCGGTGCGCGACACCGTTGAAAATTATATTGCGAGTATCTTGCTCAGCCTGCGCCAACCGTTCCGGCCCAAGGATTATGTGGAAATTGACGGGCATGAAGGCCACGTCATCATGTTGACGTCACGCGCGACCGTGCTGCTCAGTCTGGATGGCAATCATATTCGCATTCCCAACGCCACCGTCTTCAAAAGTGTGATCACAAATTACACGCGTCACCCTGAACGCATGTTTACTGTAGACATGGGTATTGCGCCCCATGGTGATCTTCAAAAGGCGGTAGATATCGGGCATGACGTGCTGAAGGATCTGGATTTCATTTTGAAGAAACCTCAGCCTGAATCCCGTATTGAAGAGCTTGGGGATTCGACTGTTCAGCTTCGATATGCAGGCTGGGTGGATCAACGCGAAACCAGTATGCCGCTGGCTCGGGGTCAGGCCATACGACTGATTATGCGCGCCCTGGAGAATGCCGGTTTTGAGCTTCCGGAACCAGGCTATCGCGTCACCCTTACCGATGCGAAATCTGCGCCGTCTGCCAAACCAGCTGCTTCTGCGAAGAAAAAACTGCCACCGGTTAAAGAGGCAGATATCTCGGCGGATGAAGGCATTGCAGAAATCGTCGAGGAAGAGCGCGCGCAATTGGGTGATCAGGATCTGTTGAAAGAGGATGCGCCCCAGGAAATGGGCTGA